The proteins below come from a single Xyrauchen texanus isolate HMW12.3.18 chromosome 1, RBS_HiC_50CHRs, whole genome shotgun sequence genomic window:
- the LOC127649062 gene encoding gamma-crystallin N-A-like translates to MNIFTKVPRLAQQTSKLGSVLQRAFYGSSGRVALFEQRNFAGRRLDLTSDCQKLSEKNFPDRCNSVQVESGAWVGYEHENFRGRQYLWDMSDRGEYNCTEKWCAQGDHISSVRAVKQDNNTPRAQLFERAGFSGKKTELNDDIPNLMNRFSLNRASSIRVMGGTWVVYQEPNFRGVHFVLEKKDYNNFSDWGAQSSTVGSIRCVRFS, encoded by the exons ATGAACATCTTTACTAAAGTCCCCAGACTAGCTCAACAAACCAG CAAGCTGGGGTCTGTGCTCCAACGTGCCTTCTATGGGTCCAGTGGGAGG GTGGCCCTTTTTGAGCAGAGGAACTTTGCCGGTCGACGACTGGATCTGACCTCTGACTGTCAGAAGCTGAGTGAGAAAAACTTTCCTGACAGATGCAATTCTGTCCAGGTGGAGAGTGGAGC aTGGGTTGGATATGAACATGAGAACTTCAGAGGGCGTCAGTACCTGTGGGACATGTCTGACAGGGGGGAATACAACTGCACTGAAAAATGGTGTGCTCAAGGTGACCACATCTCCTCTGTCCGTGCCGTAAAACAG GACAACAACACTCCCCGTGCACAGCTGTTTGAGAGGGCCGGTTTCTCTGGTAAGAAGACAGAGCTCAATGATGACATTCCCAATCTGATGAACCGTTTCAGCCTTAACAGAGCATCCTCCATCAGAGTAATGGGCGGAAC CTGGGTGGTGTACCAGGAGCCTAACTTCAGAGGAGTGCACTTCGTTCTGGAGAAGAAGGACTACAACAACTTCTCTGACTGGGGAGCTCAAAGCAGCACTGTTGGCTCAATTCGTTGTGTCCGCTTTAGCTAA
- the LOC127649027 gene encoding lactase-like protein isoform X3, with the protein MAKHSVMRVCHILLLALCIYASEDFDWTKNEKGSFYYGTFPSGFSWGAGSSAYQTEGAWDRDGKGKSIWDVFSHKKGKIHLNDTGDTSCEGYYKVKDDISLMYDMKLNHYLFSISWPRILPSGIKTEYINEKGIEYYDKLINVLLENRITPIVTLYHWDLPQSIAVEGYETGEHAPGLKLRGTGAYNAAHNIIKAHAKVWHTYDVQWRNKQKGMVGISLSADWGEPVDVTNQRDIEAAERYVQFYLGWFAMPLFNGDYPQVMKDYIGKKSAQQGLSSSRLPTFSPQEKSFIRGTCDFLGIGHFTTRYITQKNFPFNRGNSYFTDRDLAELVDPRWPDPGSEWLYSVPWGFRRLLNFVKTQYGDPTIYVTGNGVSEKMMCTDLCDDWRMQYFRDYVNEMLKAVKDGVNVKGYTAWSLMDKFEWDEGYSERFGLYYVDFGSKNKPRYPKASVQYYKRIISSNGFPNQKEIESWKRKAMETCTSSNQLLAADPLIRHMEMVTEIVVPTVCTLCILLSAVLLMFLLRTRI; encoded by the exons ATGGCAAAACACAGTGTGATGAGGGTATGTCACATTCTGCTGTTGGCACTTTGCATCTATGCCAGTGAAGACTTTGACTGGACCAAGAATGAAAAAGGATCATTTTACTATGGCACATTTCCTTCAG gattctCTTGGGGTGCAGGCAGCTCAGCATATCAAACAGAAGGAGCATGGGACAGAGATGGAAAAGGAAAGAGCATCTGGGATGTGTTCTCCCATAAGAAAGGGAAAATTCACCTGAATGACACTGGTGACACATCCTGTGAAGGCTactacaaagtcaag GATGATATCTCATTGATGTATGACATGAAGCTGAACCACTATCTCTTTTCCATCTCCTGGCCAAGAATTCTGCCCAGTGGCATTAAGA ctgAGTACATCAATGAAAAAGGGATAGAGTACTATGATAAACTGATCAATGTGCTTCTGGAGAACAGAATCACACCGATTGTGACACTCTACCACTGGGACTTACCACAG TCTATTGCAGTGGAGGGTTATGAAACTGGGGAACATGCTCCTGGTCTGAAGCTGCGAGGTACTGGTGCCTATAATGCTGCCCACAACATTATTAAG GCTCATGCTAAGGTCTGGCACACATATGATGTTCAGTGGCGAAACAAGCAGAAAG GTATGGTAGGCATCTCCCTGTCGGCTGACTGGGGAGAACCTGTAGATGTCACCAATCAGCGAGATATAGAAGCAGCCGAAAGATATGTTCAGTTCTACCTGGGCTGGTTTGCCATGCCACTCTTTAATGGAGACTATCCTCAAGTAATGAAAGACTACATAGGCAA GAAGAGTGCCCAGCAGGGCCTGAGTAGCTCTCGTTTGCCTACTTTCAGCCCTCAGGAGAAAAGTTTTATCAGAGGTACCTGTGACTTCCTGGGCATCGGCCACTTCACCACTCGCTACATCACACAGAAGAATTTCCCCTTCAACCGTGGAAACAGTTACTTCACTGACCGTGACCTTGCTGAGCTAGTGGACCCACGCTGGCCTGACCCTGGATCAGAGTGGCTCTACTCTGTGCCATGGGGCTTCCGGCGTCTGCTCAACTTTGTGAAG ACACAGTATGGAGACCCCACAATATACGTGACAGGAAATGGTGTATCGGAGAAGATGATGTGCACAGATCTTTGTGATGACTGGAGAATGCAGTACTTCAGGGATTATGTCAATGAAATGCTCAAAG CGGTTAAAGATGGAGTGAATGTGAAAGGTTACACGGCTTGGTCATTGATGGACAAGTTTGAATGGGACGAGGGCTACTCTGAGAGATTTGGCCTGTACTATGTGGACTTTGGAAGCAAAAATAAACCACGCTACCCAAAAGCTTCAGTTCAGTACTATAAACGCATCATCAGCTCTAATGGTTTCCCTAATCAGAAAGAG ATTGAAAGCTGGAAGAGAAAGGCAATGGAAACATGCACCTCAAGTAACCAGCTCCTTGCGGCAG ATCCATTGATCAGACACATGGAGATGGTCACAGAGATTGTCGTTCCCACTGTCTGCACTCTCTGCATTCTCCTCAGTGCAGTTTTGCTCATGTTTCTGCTGAGAACACGAATATAA
- the LOC127649027 gene encoding lactase-like protein isoform X2, whose product MAKHSVMRVCHILLLALCIYASEDFDWTKNEKGSFYYGTFPSGFSWGAGSSAYQTEGAWDRDGKGKSIWDVFSHKKGKIHLNDTGDTSCEGYYKVKDDISLMYDMKLNHYLFSISWPRILPSGIKTEYINEKGIEYYDKLINVLLENRITPIVTLYHWDLPQVLEEKYGGWQNASMVNYYNDFANLCFERFGNQVKYWITFNNPWSIAVEGYETGEHAPGLKLRGTGAYNAAHNIIKAHAKVWHTYDVQWRNKQKGMVGISLSADWGEPVDVTNQRDIEAAERYVQFYLGWFAMPLFNGDYPQVMKDYIGKKSAQQGLSSSRLPTFSPQEKSFIRGTCDFLGIGHFTTRYITQKNFPFNRGNSYFTDRDLAELVDPRWPDPGSEWLYSVPWGFRRLLNFVKTQYGDPTIYVTGNGVSEKMMCTDLCDDWRMQYFRDYVNEMLKAVKDGVNVKGYTAWSLMDKFEWDEGYSERFGLYYVDFGSKNKPRYPKASVQYYKRIISSNGFPNQKEIESWKRKAMETCTSSNQLLAAARRKSKENKEHAGMPKVWPVHDEV is encoded by the exons ATGGCAAAACACAGTGTGATGAGGGTATGTCACATTCTGCTGTTGGCACTTTGCATCTATGCCAGTGAAGACTTTGACTGGACCAAGAATGAAAAAGGATCATTTTACTATGGCACATTTCCTTCAG gattctCTTGGGGTGCAGGCAGCTCAGCATATCAAACAGAAGGAGCATGGGACAGAGATGGAAAAGGAAAGAGCATCTGGGATGTGTTCTCCCATAAGAAAGGGAAAATTCACCTGAATGACACTGGTGACACATCCTGTGAAGGCTactacaaagtcaag GATGATATCTCATTGATGTATGACATGAAGCTGAACCACTATCTCTTTTCCATCTCCTGGCCAAGAATTCTGCCCAGTGGCATTAAGA ctgAGTACATCAATGAAAAAGGGATAGAGTACTATGATAAACTGATCAATGTGCTTCTGGAGAACAGAATCACACCGATTGTGACACTCTACCACTGGGACTTACCACAG GTTCTGGAGGAAAAATATGGAGGATGGCAAAATGCAAGTATGGTCAACTACTATAATGATTTCGCCAACCTGTGCTTTGAGAGATTTGGCAACCAAGTCAAATACTGGATCACCTTCAACAATCCTTGG TCTATTGCAGTGGAGGGTTATGAAACTGGGGAACATGCTCCTGGTCTGAAGCTGCGAGGTACTGGTGCCTATAATGCTGCCCACAACATTATTAAG GCTCATGCTAAGGTCTGGCACACATATGATGTTCAGTGGCGAAACAAGCAGAAAG GTATGGTAGGCATCTCCCTGTCGGCTGACTGGGGAGAACCTGTAGATGTCACCAATCAGCGAGATATAGAAGCAGCCGAAAGATATGTTCAGTTCTACCTGGGCTGGTTTGCCATGCCACTCTTTAATGGAGACTATCCTCAAGTAATGAAAGACTACATAGGCAA GAAGAGTGCCCAGCAGGGCCTGAGTAGCTCTCGTTTGCCTACTTTCAGCCCTCAGGAGAAAAGTTTTATCAGAGGTACCTGTGACTTCCTGGGCATCGGCCACTTCACCACTCGCTACATCACACAGAAGAATTTCCCCTTCAACCGTGGAAACAGTTACTTCACTGACCGTGACCTTGCTGAGCTAGTGGACCCACGCTGGCCTGACCCTGGATCAGAGTGGCTCTACTCTGTGCCATGGGGCTTCCGGCGTCTGCTCAACTTTGTGAAG ACACAGTATGGAGACCCCACAATATACGTGACAGGAAATGGTGTATCGGAGAAGATGATGTGCACAGATCTTTGTGATGACTGGAGAATGCAGTACTTCAGGGATTATGTCAATGAAATGCTCAAAG CGGTTAAAGATGGAGTGAATGTGAAAGGTTACACGGCTTGGTCATTGATGGACAAGTTTGAATGGGACGAGGGCTACTCTGAGAGATTTGGCCTGTACTATGTGGACTTTGGAAGCAAAAATAAACCACGCTACCCAAAAGCTTCAGTTCAGTACTATAAACGCATCATCAGCTCTAATGGTTTCCCTAATCAGAAAGAG ATTGAAAGCTGGAAGAGAAAGGCAATGGAAACATGCACCTCAAGTAACCAGCTCCTTGCGGCAG CTAGAAGAAAATCCAAGGAAAATAAGGAACATGCTGGCATGCCAAAGGTTTGGCCTGTGCATGATGAAGTTTAG
- the LOC127649027 gene encoding lactase-like protein isoform X1, producing MAKHSVMRVCHILLLALCIYASEDFDWTKNEKGSFYYGTFPSGFSWGAGSSAYQTEGAWDRDGKGKSIWDVFSHKKGKIHLNDTGDTSCEGYYKVKDDISLMYDMKLNHYLFSISWPRILPSGIKTEYINEKGIEYYDKLINVLLENRITPIVTLYHWDLPQVLEEKYGGWQNASMVNYYNDFANLCFERFGNQVKYWITFNNPWSIAVEGYETGEHAPGLKLRGTGAYNAAHNIIKAHAKVWHTYDVQWRNKQKGMVGISLSADWGEPVDVTNQRDIEAAERYVQFYLGWFAMPLFNGDYPQVMKDYIGKKSAQQGLSSSRLPTFSPQEKSFIRGTCDFLGIGHFTTRYITQKNFPFNRGNSYFTDRDLAELVDPRWPDPGSEWLYSVPWGFRRLLNFVKTQYGDPTIYVTGNGVSEKMMCTDLCDDWRMQYFRDYVNEMLKAVKDGVNVKGYTAWSLMDKFEWDEGYSERFGLYYVDFGSKNKPRYPKASVQYYKRIISSNGFPNQKEIESWKRKAMETCTSSNQLLAADPLIRHMEMVTEIVVPTVCTLCILLSAVLLMFLLRTRI from the exons ATGGCAAAACACAGTGTGATGAGGGTATGTCACATTCTGCTGTTGGCACTTTGCATCTATGCCAGTGAAGACTTTGACTGGACCAAGAATGAAAAAGGATCATTTTACTATGGCACATTTCCTTCAG gattctCTTGGGGTGCAGGCAGCTCAGCATATCAAACAGAAGGAGCATGGGACAGAGATGGAAAAGGAAAGAGCATCTGGGATGTGTTCTCCCATAAGAAAGGGAAAATTCACCTGAATGACACTGGTGACACATCCTGTGAAGGCTactacaaagtcaag GATGATATCTCATTGATGTATGACATGAAGCTGAACCACTATCTCTTTTCCATCTCCTGGCCAAGAATTCTGCCCAGTGGCATTAAGA ctgAGTACATCAATGAAAAAGGGATAGAGTACTATGATAAACTGATCAATGTGCTTCTGGAGAACAGAATCACACCGATTGTGACACTCTACCACTGGGACTTACCACAG GTTCTGGAGGAAAAATATGGAGGATGGCAAAATGCAAGTATGGTCAACTACTATAATGATTTCGCCAACCTGTGCTTTGAGAGATTTGGCAACCAAGTCAAATACTGGATCACCTTCAACAATCCTTGG TCTATTGCAGTGGAGGGTTATGAAACTGGGGAACATGCTCCTGGTCTGAAGCTGCGAGGTACTGGTGCCTATAATGCTGCCCACAACATTATTAAG GCTCATGCTAAGGTCTGGCACACATATGATGTTCAGTGGCGAAACAAGCAGAAAG GTATGGTAGGCATCTCCCTGTCGGCTGACTGGGGAGAACCTGTAGATGTCACCAATCAGCGAGATATAGAAGCAGCCGAAAGATATGTTCAGTTCTACCTGGGCTGGTTTGCCATGCCACTCTTTAATGGAGACTATCCTCAAGTAATGAAAGACTACATAGGCAA GAAGAGTGCCCAGCAGGGCCTGAGTAGCTCTCGTTTGCCTACTTTCAGCCCTCAGGAGAAAAGTTTTATCAGAGGTACCTGTGACTTCCTGGGCATCGGCCACTTCACCACTCGCTACATCACACAGAAGAATTTCCCCTTCAACCGTGGAAACAGTTACTTCACTGACCGTGACCTTGCTGAGCTAGTGGACCCACGCTGGCCTGACCCTGGATCAGAGTGGCTCTACTCTGTGCCATGGGGCTTCCGGCGTCTGCTCAACTTTGTGAAG ACACAGTATGGAGACCCCACAATATACGTGACAGGAAATGGTGTATCGGAGAAGATGATGTGCACAGATCTTTGTGATGACTGGAGAATGCAGTACTTCAGGGATTATGTCAATGAAATGCTCAAAG CGGTTAAAGATGGAGTGAATGTGAAAGGTTACACGGCTTGGTCATTGATGGACAAGTTTGAATGGGACGAGGGCTACTCTGAGAGATTTGGCCTGTACTATGTGGACTTTGGAAGCAAAAATAAACCACGCTACCCAAAAGCTTCAGTTCAGTACTATAAACGCATCATCAGCTCTAATGGTTTCCCTAATCAGAAAGAG ATTGAAAGCTGGAAGAGAAAGGCAATGGAAACATGCACCTCAAGTAACCAGCTCCTTGCGGCAG ATCCATTGATCAGACACATGGAGATGGTCACAGAGATTGTCGTTCCCACTGTCTGCACTCTCTGCATTCTCCTCAGTGCAGTTTTGCTCATGTTTCTGCTGAGAACACGAATATAA